From Haloglomus litoreum, the proteins below share one genomic window:
- a CDS encoding heterodisulfide reductase-related iron-sulfur binding cluster — protein MTWTLLQAGVDSGVTTRPTFWKISHTGEVVFYYLAAVTIFVFAYGVYDRFARYGRGTEDWFDRLDDLPGRIVEAAKIVGSNEKQFNRDLVGGVMHAFILWGFLTLLIGTTIIAIDIDFFRNLTMLFTGERQSFFVGDFYLSYSLVMDFMGLLFVVGLGIALWRRYVTRKDRLHGKHTSWEDGFLVWSLFLLGVGGYIQEGLRILGTASVENGAVQFISFEQVSFVGWFVADVLNGTFQAMGMGPSESVGAAEALYPVGWWSHALLAFLFVAAVPYAKPFHMISSFANVVTRDEKAGKRLPGVPADLDADTGAESIDQFSWKEMLDQDACTKCGRCSSVCPANASGRNLDPRDVILDLKQYREEVDRTGEEQEIVAESGGVIDAETMESCMACMACMDACPVEIEHLKSFTRLNRQLTDQGDIQPSLQEVFQNVMQKGNTFGNSQRKRADWADELEFDVTDAREEEVEYLWYVGDYPSYDDRNKKVARSLAKLLEESGVSFGILFDDEKYDGNDIRRVGEEFLYVELAGHHVDSFQECDFEKIVCTDPHSYNTFKNEYPEVDFDEFADDPMMPFEIEEGWNQNGEVDVLHWTQVVEELVERNALGLSGTELDYTVTYHDPCHLGRYNDEYEAPRELIRATGCDLHEMPRNRDNSYCCGGGGGGLWLEHEEDEKASEERLREALEDTEAGQAVEKFVVACPMCMTMYEDGRKTGDFEDDIEIVDISELLIEAIEQGGPTATAAGEAGGPTPADD, from the coding sequence ATGACGTGGACGCTACTCCAGGCGGGCGTCGACTCCGGGGTGACCACCCGGCCGACGTTCTGGAAGATCTCACATACGGGTGAGGTGGTGTTCTACTACCTCGCCGCTGTGACGATCTTCGTCTTCGCCTACGGGGTGTACGACCGGTTCGCCCGGTACGGGCGTGGCACCGAGGACTGGTTCGACCGGCTGGACGACCTCCCGGGACGCATCGTCGAGGCCGCGAAGATCGTGGGCTCCAACGAGAAGCAGTTCAACCGCGATCTGGTCGGCGGCGTGATGCACGCGTTCATCCTGTGGGGCTTCCTGACCCTGCTGATCGGGACGACCATCATCGCCATCGACATCGACTTCTTCCGGAACCTCACGATGCTGTTCACCGGCGAGCGCCAGTCGTTCTTCGTCGGTGACTTCTACCTCTCGTACTCGCTGGTGATGGACTTCATGGGCCTGCTGTTCGTCGTCGGTCTGGGCATCGCGCTCTGGCGGCGCTACGTGACCCGGAAGGACCGGCTGCACGGCAAGCACACCTCCTGGGAGGACGGGTTCCTGGTCTGGTCGCTGTTCCTGCTCGGGGTCGGTGGCTACATCCAGGAGGGTCTGCGCATCCTGGGCACCGCGAGCGTCGAGAACGGTGCCGTCCAGTTCATCTCCTTCGAGCAGGTCTCGTTCGTCGGCTGGTTCGTCGCCGACGTCCTGAACGGCACCTTCCAGGCGATGGGGATGGGCCCGAGCGAGTCCGTCGGCGCGGCCGAGGCACTCTACCCGGTCGGCTGGTGGTCGCACGCGCTGTTGGCGTTCCTCTTCGTGGCGGCGGTGCCGTACGCGAAGCCGTTCCACATGATCTCCTCGTTCGCGAACGTGGTCACGCGCGACGAGAAGGCCGGCAAGCGACTCCCCGGTGTCCCCGCCGACCTCGATGCGGATACGGGCGCCGAGTCCATCGACCAGTTCTCCTGGAAGGAGATGCTGGACCAGGACGCCTGCACGAAGTGTGGCCGCTGTTCGTCGGTCTGCCCGGCGAACGCCTCCGGTCGCAACCTCGACCCCCGTGACGTCATCCTCGACCTCAAACAGTACCGAGAGGAGGTCGATCGGACGGGCGAGGAGCAGGAGATCGTCGCCGAGTCCGGCGGCGTCATCGACGCGGAGACGATGGAGTCCTGTATGGCCTGTATGGCCTGTATGGACGCGTGCCCGGTCGAGATCGAGCATCTGAAGTCGTTCACCCGGCTCAACCGCCAGCTCACCGACCAGGGTGACATCCAGCCCTCGCTGCAGGAGGTGTTCCAGAACGTGATGCAGAAGGGCAACACGTTCGGGAACAGCCAGCGCAAGCGCGCCGACTGGGCCGACGAGCTGGAGTTCGACGTCACCGACGCCCGCGAGGAGGAGGTCGAGTACCTCTGGTACGTCGGCGACTACCCGAGCTACGACGACCGGAACAAGAAGGTGGCTCGCTCGCTGGCGAAACTGCTCGAGGAATCGGGCGTCTCGTTCGGTATCCTGTTCGACGACGAGAAGTACGACGGGAACGACATCCGGCGTGTCGGCGAGGAGTTCCTCTACGTCGAACTGGCGGGCCATCACGTCGACTCGTTCCAGGAGTGTGACTTCGAGAAGATCGTCTGTACGGACCCGCACTCGTACAACACGTTCAAGAACGAGTACCCGGAGGTCGACTTCGACGAGTTCGCCGACGACCCGATGATGCCCTTCGAGATCGAGGAGGGCTGGAACCAGAACGGCGAGGTCGACGTGCTGCACTGGACCCAGGTCGTCGAGGAACTGGTCGAGCGGAACGCGCTCGGGCTGTCCGGGACGGAACTGGACTACACGGTCACGTACCACGACCCGTGCCACCTCGGGCGGTACAACGACGAGTACGAGGCGCCGCGCGAACTGATCCGTGCGACGGGGTGTGACCTGCACGAGATGCCGCGCAACCGCGACAACTCCTACTGCTGCGGTGGCGGCGGCGGCGGGCTCTGGCTCGAGCACGAGGAGGACGAGAAGGCCTCCGAGGAACGCCTCCGCGAGGCACTCGAAGATACGGAGGCGGGCCAGGCCGTCGAGAAGTTCGTCGTGGCGTGCCCGATGTGCATGACGATGTACGAGGACGGGCGCAAGACCGGGGACTTCGAGGACGACATCGAGATCGTCGACATCTCCGAACTGCTCATCGAGGCCATCGAGCAGGGCGGCCCGACGGCGACGGCGGCCGGCGAGGCCGGCGGTCCGACTCCCGCGGACGACTGA
- a CDS encoding conditioned medium-induced protein 4 → MDEKTEELRDIFEEVTGEETVTETQEESPGTLAGGDDEEVAERLAAVVARMREKYTFDTDLTDAEYARLVRGYYEGEDDTDIAGALDVDRRDVVRARLDVHLVRDRDRDAPFELKRLRRLLNEDRGTSEIAEELEVSASTVRRYRRVVETETEIRSVSARYQADFEDVLTDAGISNVMTSDMKEDGLEDATEGAEAESDMSL, encoded by the coding sequence ATGGACGAGAAGACGGAGGAGCTGCGGGATATCTTCGAGGAGGTGACCGGGGAGGAGACCGTCACCGAGACCCAGGAGGAGTCGCCGGGGACGCTCGCGGGCGGGGACGACGAGGAGGTCGCCGAGCGGCTGGCCGCGGTGGTCGCACGGATGCGCGAGAAGTACACGTTCGACACCGACCTCACGGACGCCGAGTACGCCCGCCTCGTCCGGGGCTACTACGAGGGCGAGGACGACACCGACATCGCCGGGGCACTCGATGTCGACCGTCGCGACGTGGTCCGGGCGCGGCTGGACGTCCACCTGGTCCGCGACCGCGACCGGGACGCGCCGTTCGAGCTGAAGCGGCTCCGGCGGCTGCTGAACGAGGACCGCGGGACGAGCGAGATCGCCGAGGAGCTGGAGGTGTCGGCCTCGACGGTCCGACGCTACCGGCGCGTCGTCGAGACCGAGACCGAGATCCGCAGCGTCTCCGCCCGCTACCAGGCCGACTTCGAGGACGTCCTCACCGACGCGGGAATCAGCAACGTCATGACCAGCGACATGAAGGAGGACGGCCTCGAGGACGCCACCGAGGGCGCCGAGGCCGAGAGCGACATGTCGCTGTAG
- a CDS encoding YIP1 family protein: MSPPRTPLRHPDRYFSERTASTGRGIAVSLLTMLVLLVGVYTLGWVFAANIDGTVTVDNPAYPGDAFCDGDSPGEFTPHGCDEPKRVERNIDHFIWQAVGNVAGQLAIGLPLVLLLVAGALHAGTWLANGEGPFGRTLAVAAWGLVPTLVGMAATLLALWLTFDPITVGDGYDPATLRDQAIAQLDTMRLVGQASGVLTMAWGGAIWGFGLSHERHVSGAAAAAVAVAVAVLFLGVGLV, translated from the coding sequence ATGTCCCCGCCACGCACCCCCCTCCGCCACCCCGACCGCTACTTCAGCGAGCGGACGGCCAGCACAGGCCGCGGCATCGCCGTCAGCCTCCTCACCATGCTGGTCCTGCTGGTCGGTGTCTACACGCTGGGCTGGGTGTTCGCCGCCAACATCGACGGGACCGTCACCGTCGACAACCCCGCCTACCCGGGGGACGCGTTCTGCGACGGCGACTCACCGGGGGAGTTCACACCGCACGGCTGTGACGAGCCGAAGCGGGTCGAGCGGAACATCGACCACTTCATCTGGCAGGCCGTCGGGAACGTCGCCGGCCAGCTCGCCATCGGCCTGCCGCTCGTCCTGTTGCTGGTCGCCGGTGCGCTCCACGCCGGGACGTGGCTCGCGAACGGCGAGGGCCCGTTCGGCCGTACCCTCGCCGTCGCGGCCTGGGGACTGGTCCCGACGCTGGTCGGGATGGCGGCCACGCTCCTCGCGCTCTGGCTCACCTTCGACCCCATCACGGTCGGTGACGGCTACGACCCGGCGACGCTCCGTGACCAGGCCATCGCGCAGCTGGACACCATGCGGCTGGTCGGCCAGGCCAGCGGCGTCCTCACGATGGCCTGGGGAGGCGCCATCTGGGGATTCGGGCTGTCCCACGAACGCCACGTCTCCGGGGCCGCAGCCGCCGCGGTCGCCGTCGCCGTCGCGGTGCTGTTCCTGGGAGTGGGCCTGGTGTGA
- a CDS encoding GNAT family N-acetyltransferase, which produces MPGPVFRATDDGEVTLRPRQEEDHEFVRDVTNRPEVRQLLRNTEPKNLHAVESSFEEYADNDDGAGFCICAPDEPVGHIGVWRIDHVNASAWMGAWIHPDHHGEGYAPRGTALAIDWAFDELDLHRLNTGVFEPNRPSQRVMEKLGFVREGVEREAIYIEGAWYDTYRYGLLREEWDGYDG; this is translated from the coding sequence ATGCCGGGGCCCGTCTTCCGCGCGACCGACGACGGGGAGGTGACGCTCCGGCCGCGCCAGGAGGAGGACCACGAGTTCGTCCGCGACGTGACGAACCGGCCGGAGGTGCGTCAGCTCCTGCGGAACACGGAGCCGAAGAACCTGCACGCCGTCGAGAGCTCCTTCGAGGAGTACGCCGACAACGACGACGGCGCCGGGTTCTGCATCTGTGCGCCCGACGAGCCCGTCGGCCACATCGGGGTCTGGCGCATCGACCACGTCAACGCCAGCGCCTGGATGGGGGCCTGGATCCACCCCGACCACCACGGCGAGGGGTACGCCCCCCGCGGCACCGCGCTGGCCATCGACTGGGCGTTCGACGAGCTGGACCTCCACCGGCTCAACACCGGCGTCTTCGAGCCGAACCGCCCCTCGCAGCGCGTGATGGAGAAGCTGGGCTTCGTCCGCGAGGGCGTCGAGCGCGAGGCCATCTACATCGAGGGCGCCTGGTACGACACCTACCGGTACGGGCTGCTGCGGGAGGAGTGGGACGGCTACGACGGGTAG
- a CDS encoding GNAT family N-acetyltransferase, producing MPGAPFRENDEVALYTIEREDLEFLARLRNDPEIRHGVTFTRPESDVDLETWFEEHVSETDTDDEGAQFLIVPHDDPDSTEALGTDGGTVANGADDRDEGADSADPDDEPLTPQPVGYVSLFDIQRPAGHGEVSVTVAPEYRGQGYATAAIRELVAYGIEELRLTKVRARALERNDASRAVLENVGFRVGETRREAKRVDGAHVDVVAYSLLAEDWFDRSDTTRGLPGSPPGATAEERGHHRPFATDGDGGDGSAADGETDERATGQGGER from the coding sequence ATGCCGGGGGCCCCGTTCCGCGAGAACGACGAGGTGGCGCTGTACACCATCGAACGCGAGGACCTCGAGTTCCTCGCGCGGCTCCGGAACGACCCGGAGATCCGCCACGGCGTGACGTTCACCCGACCTGAGTCCGATGTCGACCTCGAGACGTGGTTCGAGGAGCACGTCTCCGAGACCGACACGGACGACGAGGGCGCGCAGTTCCTGATCGTCCCCCACGACGACCCCGATTCGACCGAAGCGCTCGGGACCGACGGCGGAACGGTCGCGAACGGCGCGGACGACCGTGACGAGGGCGCTGATAGCGCGGACCCGGATGACGAACCGCTCACCCCGCAGCCGGTCGGCTACGTCTCGCTGTTCGACATCCAGCGGCCGGCCGGGCACGGCGAGGTGTCGGTCACGGTCGCCCCCGAGTACCGGGGGCAGGGCTACGCAACCGCCGCCATCCGGGAACTGGTCGCCTACGGCATCGAGGAACTCCGGCTGACGAAGGTCCGGGCCCGGGCGCTGGAGCGCAACGACGCCTCCCGTGCGGTCCTGGAGAACGTCGGCTTCCGGGTCGGGGAGACCCGGCGCGAGGCGAAACGCGTCGACGGCGCGCACGTCGACGTGGTGGCGTACTCGCTGCTGGCCGAGGACTGGTTCGACCGCTCGGACACCACCCGGGGCCTCCCCGGCAGCCCGCCCGGCGCGACCGCCGAGGAGCGTGGTCATCACCGGCCGTTCGCGACCGACGGCGACGGTGGCGACGGCAGCGCGGCCGACGGCGAGACGGACGAGCGCGCGACGGGCCAGGGAGGTGAGCGGTGA
- a CDS encoding GNAT family N-acetyltransferase, which produces MPGPAFRRGETVALHPPNEEDIDFLHEHTMDPEVRWGLTTAFPQTRSQAEKRHEQHAEDDSGVGLLVVTRDGGEPVGNVIGFDIDPDHGTAELAAWVAPDHQGEGYATEGTALMLDYLFAERRLNTIVARATVENEASRATLEGLGFQLEGIQPAEKYVDGEHVDVARYSMLAREWDGADAALDRGGDA; this is translated from the coding sequence ATGCCAGGTCCCGCGTTCCGCCGCGGCGAGACCGTCGCCCTCCACCCCCCGAACGAGGAGGACATCGACTTCCTCCACGAACACACGATGGACCCGGAGGTCCGATGGGGACTGACGACGGCCTTCCCGCAGACCCGCTCGCAGGCCGAGAAGCGACACGAACAGCACGCCGAGGACGACTCCGGCGTCGGCCTCCTCGTCGTCACCCGCGACGGCGGGGAGCCCGTCGGCAACGTCATCGGCTTCGACATCGACCCCGACCACGGCACCGCCGAACTCGCCGCCTGGGTCGCCCCCGACCACCAGGGCGAGGGGTACGCCACCGAGGGCACCGCGCTGATGCTGGACTACCTGTTCGCCGAGCGCCGGCTGAACACCATCGTGGCCCGTGCCACCGTCGAGAACGAGGCCAGTCGCGCGACGCTGGAGGGGCTCGGGTTCCAGCTCGAGGGCATCCAGCCCGCGGAGAAGTACGTCGACGGCGAGCACGTCGACGTCGCGCGCTACTCGATGCTGGCCCGCGAGTGGGACGGCGCCGACGCGGCCCTCGACCGCGGAGGTGACGCCTGA
- a CDS encoding pantoate kinase, which yields MSDTADRPLQVGSGIDADRTPTAFVPAHVTGFFTAEPADDPTEAGSTGAGLALSDGVTVRVEPATPGTYEVTLDGESLDIAAPKRVLRALRVDGAHVRARSEVPLASGFGVSGALALGTALCANAVFDRELSENELVTVAHGAEVQAGTGLGDVVAQARGGVPVRLEPGAPGQGFMDGIPARSRVEYVTLGELSTEAVLSGDTDLLSHAGQRALSALVQEPTLERFVRSSRRFAREAELLTDRVRDVVLDVSEADGSASMAMLGETVFALGTGLSDAGHDPAVCRIHPTGAHLTLDGW from the coding sequence ATGAGCGACACCGCCGACCGTCCGTTGCAGGTCGGGAGCGGCATCGACGCCGACCGCACGCCGACGGCGTTCGTCCCGGCGCACGTGACGGGCTTCTTCACGGCCGAACCTGCCGACGACCCGACGGAGGCCGGGTCGACCGGCGCCGGCCTCGCGCTCTCGGACGGCGTCACCGTCCGGGTCGAACCGGCGACGCCCGGGACGTACGAGGTCACGCTCGACGGCGAGTCGCTGGACATCGCCGCACCGAAGCGGGTCCTGCGGGCGCTCCGCGTCGACGGCGCGCACGTGCGGGCCCGCTCGGAGGTCCCGCTCGCCTCCGGGTTCGGCGTCAGCGGCGCGCTCGCGCTCGGGACGGCCCTCTGCGCGAACGCCGTCTTCGACCGCGAGCTCTCCGAGAACGAACTCGTCACGGTCGCTCACGGTGCCGAGGTGCAGGCTGGGACCGGGCTGGGCGACGTGGTCGCGCAGGCCCGCGGGGGGGTCCCGGTCCGTCTGGAACCCGGTGCCCCCGGGCAGGGCTTCATGGACGGCATCCCCGCCCGCTCGCGCGTGGAGTACGTCACGCTGGGGGAACTCTCGACCGAGGCGGTCCTGTCGGGCGACACGGACCTGCTGAGCCACGCCGGTCAGCGGGCGCTCTCCGCGCTCGTCCAGGAGCCGACGCTCGAGCGGTTCGTCCGGTCCTCGCGTCGATTCGCCCGCGAGGCCGAACTCCTCACCGACCGCGTCCGGGATGTCGTCCTCGACGTGAGCGAGGCCGACGGGTCGGCGTCGATGGCGATGCTCGGCGAGACCGTGTTCGCGCTCGGGACCGGCCTCTCGGACGCCGGACACGACCCCGCCGTCTGCCGGATCCACCCCACCGGCGCGCACCTCACGCTCGACGGCTGGTAG
- a CDS encoding MATE family efflux transporter, with protein MQPSEDTITEGGLARPLFGLAWPIVVTQLLQVAYNIADTLWLGRLSAEAVGALSLAFPLVFLVLSVGGGFTVAGSTLVAQHTGAEAGKTAEGTDTTGDSDTGTSAGEVAGQTLAFVTLLATGLGALGFLGVVPLLSLLPADAATANDVVPLAAEYMRVFFMGTPFLFGFFLFSALMRGYGDTRTPMLVMALSVALNVALDPVLIFGWFGAPRLEVAGAAYATVISRGLATVVGLYILFRTTRGPDVALEHLRLQYGRVREIVAIGTPAALEQSTSALAMVALTGMVAAFGPPVVAAYGLGNRLISLVFLPAMGLGRATNTMVGQNLGAGKPERAERAVGLAVGAAAAVMLGVGVVALLAARPVVSVFMTTGTATAEATIDLATEYLRIRAVEFAFIGVFQVLLGAYRGAGNTRTALGFSLLALWVGRVPMVYGLAFLASMGATGIWIGMTTGHILGALAAGLWFTRGTWKDAVVDRREPAGGATEPTEADLPTEEGRTGSGTEQ; from the coding sequence GTGCAGCCCTCCGAGGACACCATCACCGAGGGTGGCCTGGCGCGGCCGCTCTTCGGGCTGGCGTGGCCCATCGTCGTCACCCAGCTGCTGCAGGTGGCCTACAACATCGCCGACACGCTGTGGCTGGGGCGCCTCTCGGCGGAGGCGGTCGGCGCGCTGAGCCTCGCCTTCCCCCTCGTGTTCCTCGTCCTCTCGGTCGGCGGCGGGTTCACGGTCGCCGGGTCGACGCTGGTCGCCCAGCACACCGGCGCCGAGGCCGGCAAGACGGCGGAGGGAACCGACACGACCGGCGATTCCGACACCGGCACGAGCGCGGGCGAGGTCGCCGGCCAGACGCTCGCGTTCGTCACGCTGCTGGCGACTGGCCTCGGGGCGCTGGGGTTCCTCGGTGTCGTGCCGCTCCTCTCGCTCCTGCCGGCCGACGCCGCCACCGCGAACGACGTCGTGCCGCTGGCCGCCGAGTACATGCGCGTGTTCTTCATGGGGACGCCGTTCCTGTTCGGCTTCTTCCTGTTCTCGGCGCTGATGCGGGGCTACGGCGACACGCGGACCCCGATGCTGGTGATGGCGCTGTCGGTGGCGCTGAACGTCGCGCTCGACCCCGTCCTCATCTTCGGCTGGTTCGGCGCGCCGCGTCTGGAGGTCGCGGGCGCGGCCTACGCGACGGTCATCTCGCGGGGACTGGCGACGGTCGTCGGGCTCTACATCCTGTTCCGGACGACCCGAGGGCCGGACGTCGCGCTCGAGCACCTCCGGCTCCAGTACGGGCGGGTCCGCGAGATCGTCGCCATCGGAACGCCCGCCGCGCTGGAGCAGTCGACCAGCGCGCTCGCGATGGTCGCGCTGACGGGGATGGTCGCCGCCTTCGGCCCGCCCGTGGTGGCGGCGTACGGGCTGGGCAACCGGCTCATCTCGCTCGTCTTCCTCCCCGCCATGGGGCTGGGGCGCGCGACGAACACGATGGTCGGGCAGAACCTCGGCGCGGGCAAGCCCGAGCGCGCCGAGCGCGCGGTCGGACTCGCGGTCGGTGCCGCGGCCGCCGTCATGCTCGGGGTGGGCGTCGTCGCGCTGCTCGCGGCGCGCCCGGTCGTGAGCGTCTTCATGACCACGGGCACGGCGACGGCCGAGGCGACCATCGACCTCGCGACCGAGTACCTCCGCATCCGGGCCGTCGAGTTCGCCTTCATCGGCGTCTTCCAGGTCCTGCTGGGCGCCTACCGGGGCGCGGGCAACACCCGCACCGCGCTCGGGTTCTCGCTCCTCGCGCTCTGGGTGGGCCGGGTCCCGATGGTGTACGGGCTGGCGTTCCTCGCGAGCATGGGTGCGACCGGCATCTGGATCGGGATGACGACCGGGCATATCCTCGGGGCGCTCGCCGCGGGGCTCTGGTTCACCCGGGGGACCTGGAAGGACGCGGTCGTCGACAGGCGGGAACCGGCCGGCGGCGCCACCGAGCCGACCGAGGCGGACCTCCCCACCGAGGAGGGCCGCACGGGCAGCGGGACCGAGCAGTAG
- a CDS encoding ester cyclase, which yields MSGNGDDPRPAAELAREYFGHVRDRDPDAMAEMVHEDLVEEFLVLGTFHGRAALRDLFAELFAAVPDSTFETETVHAVDEDTAIGQWRFTGTFDGGPFQGIEPTGAELDFRGVDVMEFEVRDGEKLLSHNTIYYDGLTFARQVGLLPDEDSLGDRALMTGFNGLTKVRRELLD from the coding sequence ATGAGTGGGAACGGCGACGACCCACGGCCGGCGGCCGAGCTGGCGCGGGAGTACTTCGGCCACGTCCGGGACCGGGACCCGGACGCCATGGCCGAGATGGTCCACGAGGACCTCGTCGAGGAGTTCCTCGTCCTGGGGACCTTCCACGGCCGCGCGGCACTGCGGGACCTCTTCGCGGAGCTGTTCGCGGCCGTCCCGGACTCGACCTTCGAGACCGAGACCGTCCACGCCGTCGACGAGGACACCGCCATCGGGCAGTGGCGCTTCACCGGCACGTTCGACGGCGGCCCCTTCCAGGGCATCGAGCCGACCGGCGCCGAACTCGACTTCCGCGGCGTCGACGTGATGGAGTTCGAAGTCCGCGACGGCGAGAAGCTCCTGAGTCACAACACCATCTACTACGACGGGCTCACCTTCGCCCGGCAGGTCGGCCTGCTCCCCGACGAGGACTCGCTCGGCGACCGGGCGCTGATGACGGGCTTCAACGGGCTGACGAAGGTGCGGCGGGAACTGTTGGACTGA
- a CDS encoding Lrp/AsnC ligand binding domain-containing protein, with amino-acid sequence MVRAFIMVKAEAGYAESTLEAVLELERVTEANVVAGDFDLVVEAEGEEVYDVLHSASNAIRAIEGVTDTKTYVCLE; translated from the coding sequence ATGGTCCGTGCGTTCATCATGGTCAAGGCCGAGGCCGGCTACGCCGAGTCGACCCTGGAGGCGGTGCTCGAACTGGAGCGTGTCACCGAGGCGAACGTCGTCGCCGGGGACTTCGACCTCGTCGTCGAGGCCGAGGGCGAGGAGGTGTACGACGTGCTCCACTCGGCGTCGAACGCCATCCGTGCCATCGAGGGCGTGACGGACACGAAGACGTACGTCTGCCTGGAATGA